A genome region from Scomber japonicus isolate fScoJap1 chromosome 15, fScoJap1.pri, whole genome shotgun sequence includes the following:
- the edn2 gene encoding endothelin-2, producing MMMASFTCKILTLFFIICLTLQDGCGLPLSAQAELPTQASNQHRVRTKRCSCNSWDDKECIYFCHLDIIWVNTPSKLIPYGLGSPLSRRRRSTERCECANTADKICSNFCHKSSENTKDDVVSPSIQSTNTNSNKLLTSLRSVVNSNMAIANTILSSKENLAGVNRLKSRTRR from the exons ATGATGATGGCTTCCTTCACATGCAAGATACTGACTCTGTTCTTCATCATTTGTCTGACTCTACAAGATG gttgTGGACTCCCATTATCAGCCCAGGCAGAGCTGCCAACTCAGGCTTCAAATCAACACCGTGTCAGGACCAAACGCTGCTCCTGCAACAGCTGGGATGATAAAGAATGCATCTACTTCTGTCACCTGGATATTATCTGGGTTAACACGCCAAG TAAACTCATTCCTTACGGTCTGGGAAGTCCCTTGTCTCGTCGCCGCCGTTCAACCGAGCGTTGCGAATGTGCCAACACAGCCGACAAAATCTGCTCCAACTTCTGCCATAAAAG CTCAGAGAATACTAAAGATGATGTCGTGAGCCCATCGATACAatctacaaacacaaacagcaacaaaTTGCTGACATCTCTCAG ATCCGTGGTCAACTCCAACATGGCAATTGCAAACACGATTCTGTCATCCAAGGAGAACCTGGCTGGAGTCAACAGACTAAAGAGTCGAACAAGGAGGTAG